One stretch of Toxoplasma gondii ME49 chromosome XI, whole genome shotgun sequence DNA includes these proteins:
- a CDS encoding hypothetical protein (encoded by transcript TGME49_313475~Signal peptide predicted by SignalP 2.0 HMM (probability 0.525) with cleavage site probability 0.500 at residue 19), translating into MKLVLLPLIRVPPRHFVSAFFCEFSEFRHFVTISLRLSLPFVLSPSSQTDRDTERYENLTSAHEICAHFCVASCLTDCSEQCRREQDRTPAVRQFAAFRRRQIRAAPSVWLDKKRRSPRNAERISVR; encoded by the exons ATGAAACTTGTGCTTTTGCCTCTGATTCGCGTTCCGCCGAGACACTTTGTATCCGCTTTCTTTTGCGAATTTAGCGAATTCCGACATTTTGTGACCATTTCACTCCGGCTTTCTCTTCCATTCGtgctttccccttcttctcagaccgaccgagacacagagagatatGAGAATTTGACTTCTGCCCACGAGATCTGCGCTCATTTTTGTGTCGCAAGCTGTCTGACGGACTGCAGCGAGCAGTGCCGTCGTGAACAAGACAGGACGCCAGCGGTGAG GCAATTCGCTGCCTTTCGTCGGCGCCAAATTCGCGCGGCCCCTTCTGTGTGGCTGgacaagaagcgaagg TCCCCTCGAAACGCAGAGCGTATATCCGTCCGGTGA
- a CDS encoding hypothetical protein (encoded by transcript TGME49_313445), with product MRGSQLCSASPLEDEALLLSDDVCLLRPSPPLMLRSRENSQNTDSQGAYLQNFSQSQWTLDSTAHGSYAFWSQTGPRDGRLDSQFADSPGDGVYGHRVWPERTNAKRRKEELTHDEKPGFSPQEEQENSSTSFPASSISTENEVGGLSACRRSSCPSSSSCLGVPGGGDGRALPSAKSSSDFSTHETARDEEPSASSPPAERRSQPFSRAGIAGAGPAAAAPASALPASVHSRFAVSRHQASRPLRVVCRGHGEEEIAQGERRGNAAQTGDRDRGRMRRAGEARKGAGKPCVRRKVRERDSQTGVILQHFQGLGFSQIVHSEDEMEEEESELEGSQEDLREEAAEATKESDVNPAAEIARNDEKTGQEDSDSEGVLPVEVSPSRQPCERRRLSMPASASVASTPRPASSSPRLSCTASSAASSPSASTPSSPQSASFRSPSFAHSHSSSRAPLSATCCAAASAPVSSAERDSKRNKMHTMHASWQTDGDAACDREEDDDAETEKAEEEEDTLGKAESPERTAVARTLRRGLSSASPRLLSSGSSPSSSVLPSYAACSSSLSLSSSSDVGVSGASPSAYPAGPSLGHPWEAVRSCHPPWMSGRDSDDLDDLLNVEVDACGVDTPSDSAFLSNVSSAPALEPQAAASLPSSSREHLEFPHSSTSLSSRSRCSSSSSTSSSPLMCLSFPELQQRPGVEGRDLAALSRENEAAAFSETEQDPRLAGDLPVSRDLLTWLPPRLPKTPLTPIKRQTLTQSTFTAASVSPSPSFYHPSCTPSSSSSYSSSTPASSSSHSRTSFLNFSALPSSACASSVCRAAPSSSRSGACPARGSHLPRDAGHRREETQPKENEQAVVSSPICRKDALLV from the coding sequence ATGAGAGGGTCTCAGCTGtgctctgcttcgcctctggaGGACGAGGCGCTCCTGCTAAGCGACGACGTCTGCCTGTTGCGGCCGTCGCCGCCGCTGATGCTGCGGAGTCGAGAAAACTCGCAGAATACAGACAGCCAAGGCGCCTATCTTCAGAACTTCTCTCAGTCGCAGTGGACGCTCGACAGCACCGCACACGGAAGCTACGCGTTTTGGAGTCAGACTGGACCGCGAGACGGTCGGCTGGACAGCCAGTTCGCTGACTCCCCTGGAGACGGTGTGTACGGACACCGGGTGTGGCCGGAGCGGACGAACGCGAAGCGTCGGAAGGAGGAACTGACACATGACGAGAAACCAGGCTTTTCTCCCcaagaagaacaggaaaacTCCTCCACTTCCTTCCCGGCGTCCTCCATATCTACGGAGAACGAAGTGGGTGGCCTCTCGGCTTGCCGCCGCTCTTCTTGCCCGTCTTCCTCATCTTGTCTGGGTGTTCCGGGCGGAGGCGACGGACGCGCGTTGCCCTCCGCAAAATCGTCGTCCGACTTTTCGACACACGAAACAGCGCGGGATGAAGAACCAagtgcctcttctcctcccgcgGAGAGACGGTCTCAACCCTTCTCGAGGGCAGGGATAGCCGGCGCAGGTCCAGCAGCGGCGGCGCCTGCATCGGCGCTTCCGGCGTCTGTACACTCACGGTTCGCTGTGAGTCGCCACCAGGCAAGTCGGCCGCTGCGCGTCGTCTGCCGTGGacatggagaggaagaaattgcacagggagaaagaagaggcaacgCAGCCCAAACAGGAGACCGAGACAGAGGCCGGATGCGCCGCGCAGGGGAGGCGCGGAAAGGGGCAGGGAAACCGTGTGTGCGCAGAAAAGTGAGAGAGCGAGACTCGCAAACCGGAGTTATTCTGCAACACTTTCAAGGCCTCGGCTTCTCGCAAATCGTGCACTCTGAAGATGAAatggaggaggaggaaagtGAACTCGAGGGAAGTCAAGAAGACCTcagagaggaggcagcagaggcgacgaaggaaagTGATGTGAACCCAGCAGCGGAGATCGCGAGGAATGACGAAAAAACAGGGCAAGAGGACAGCGACTCCGAAGGTGTGCTTCCTGTCGAAGTTTCCCCGTCACGGCAGCCCTGTGAGCGCCGACGTCTGTCTATGCCTGCTTCAGCTTCCGTCGCCTCCACTCCGAGACCCGCAagttcctctcctcgcctctcgtgtactgcttcctctgcagcctcgtctccttctgcttcaacaccttcttctcctcagtctgcttcttttcgttctccctcttttgcGCATTCTCACTCGTCGTCGCGCGCTCCCCTTTCGGCGACATGTTGCGCTGCGGCGTCCGCGCCGGtttcctctgcagagagagactcgaagagaaacaagatgcacacgatgcatgcatcttgGCAGACAGATGGAGACGCGGCCTgcgacagggaagaagacgacgacgccgaAACCGAGaaggctgaagaagaagaagacacactcGGAAAAGCTGAGAGCCCCGAGAGGACGGCTGTTGCCAGGACTCTCCGACGCGGTTTATCCTCTGCATCTCCGCGACTGTTGTCTTCTGGTTcatctccttcgtcttctgtccttccttCTTACGCTgcttgttcctcttctctctctctctcttcttcttccgacgTAGGTGTCTCCGGCGCCTCACCGAGTGCATACCCTGCAGGGCCTTCTCTCGGCCATCCTTGGGAAGCCGTTAGGAGTTGCCACCCCCCCTGGATGTCTGGCCGCGACTCCGACGATTTGGATGACTTGCTGAACGTGGAGGTCGACGCGTGCGGCGTAGATACACCGTCTGACTCAGCGTTTCTCAGCAACGTTTCTTCGGCTCCAGCGCTCGAGCCGCAGGCGGCtgcgtcgcttccttcgAGTTCTCGCGAGCATCTTGAGTTCCCCCATTCTTCgacctctctttcctctcgctctcgctgttcgtcttcatcctcgacttcttcttcacctctcatgtgtctctcttttccagaACTCCAGCAGAGGCCGGGAGTCGAGGGGCGGGACCTCGCGGCTCTCtcacgagaaaacgaagcggCTGCTTTTTCTGAGACAGAGCAAGATCCGCGCCTCGCAGGCGATTTGCCGGTGTCCAGGGACCTCCTCACCTGGCTGCCCCCTCGTCTTCCGAAGACACCGCTGACACCGATCAAACGACAGACACTCACTCAGTCTACTTTCACCGCcgcttccgtctctccttccccttctttttACCATCCTTCCTGTAccccgtcttcctcttcctcttatTCCTCTTCTACGCCagcgtcctcttcctctcattCTCGTACATCTTTCCTCAATTTCTCGGCCTTGCCTTCGTCGGCCTGTGCTTCTTCCGTGTGTCGTGCCGCTCCTTCATCTTCGAGGTCGGGCGCATGTCCTGCAAGAGGTTCGCATTTACCTCGCGATGCGGGACACcgccgagaggagacgcagccgaaagaaaacgagcaaGCAGTCGTGTCTTCGCCGATCTGCAGAAAAGACGCGCTGCTTGTGTGA
- a CDS encoding hypothetical protein (encoded by transcript TGME49_313440~Signal peptide predicted by SignalP 2.0 HMM (probability 0.997) with cleavage site probability 0.476 at residue 19), whose amino-acid sequence MSLFVLLVCFLEVFCEVAASAVDETRVPNDSHFAPGVPQEIHESERDKDAWTPPENDSPRQSRRRDKVRAVDPKEVATEEWISPQSTRSDTLNRRQAEEAVQEYLKLLTAEYFPLREATVSFKQEEREDSGGISIIGRRTSPRRRRSRKRSTWATQDDSEMRTKTSRGFFSWLRRHQSKGKMLLGVAAAAFFLRLLYYGWTEWEGDDSYDVDLDYDEAFWSDFLERRQARVRVPQQAEQTLSSGSPVGRRPAQRKADLESTAEHDFLRRALDITPRFKPPPEYYLEPPAGDPATDSSAPTAQPTGTPRD is encoded by the coding sequence ATGTCACTCTTTGTACTTCTTGTTTGTTTCCTGGAAGTCTTTTGTGAAGTGGCGGCATCCGCTGTCGATGAGACACGGGTACCCAATGACTCTCACTTCGCTCCCGGAGTTCCACAGGAAATCCATGaatcagagagagacaaagacgcatGGACACCACCCGAAAATGACTCTCCTCGCCAAAGTAGGCGACGGGATAAGGTACGTGCGGTTGATCCGAAAGAGGTCGCCACAGAAGAATGGATTTCCCCGCAGTCAACCCGCTCGGATACTCTTAACCGACGTCAAGCTGAAGAGGCGGTTCAAGAGTATCTGAAGTTGTTGACTGCCGAATATTTTCCTCTGCGAGAGGCCACCGTCTCCTTCAAacaggaagaacgagaagatTCAGGGGGAATCAGCATCATTGGTCGACGGACGTCGCCTCGTAGGCGCAGgagcaggaaaagaagcacGTGGGCAACTCAAGATGACTCAGAAATGCGGACGAAGACGTCAAGGGGTTTCTTTTCGTGGCTCCGTCGCCACCAGTCCAAGGGGAAAATGTTGCTGGGAGTAGCTGCAGCCGCATTCTTTTTAAGACTGTTGTACTACGGCTGGACGGAGTGGGAAGGGGATGATAGCTATGACGTAGATTTAGACTACGACGAAGCCTTTTGGAGCGACTtcctggagaggagacaagcacGGGTGCGAGTGCCTCAACAGGCCGAACAGACTCTCAGCTCAGGGAGTCCAGTGGGTCGCAGACCTGCTCAGCGGAAGGCGGATTTAGAAAGTACCGCCGAACACGATTTCCTGCGAAGAGCTTTGGATATTACCCCGAGATTCAAACCTCCTCCGGAGTACTATCTCGAACCCCCAGCTGGGGATCCCGCAACTGATTCTTCAGCCCCGACCGCGCAACCAACGGGTACCCCTCGTGACTGA
- a CDS encoding AP-2 complex subunit sigma-1, putative (encoded by transcript TGME49_313450), translating into MIRFVLLLNRQGKTRLSRWYEGGLSDQEKWKVESGVQAAVLQRQRRWANILDFRSYHLVYRQYAGLVFVVCIDSRENDLAVYEGIQLFVEMLDKYFGTVCELDIIFHVDKVYFLLDQFIQAGEIVQTSPKLIVSRAKRLDGLD; encoded by the coding sequence ATGATTCGGTTTGTGTTGCTGCTGAATCGGCAGGGGAAGACGCGCCTGTCGCGCTGGTACGAGGGTGGCTTGTCTGACCAAGAGAAATGGAAGGTGGAGAGTGGAGTCCAGGCGGCGGTGCTCCAGAGACAGCGTCGGTGGGCGAACATCCTCGACTTCCGCTCCTACCATCTGGTGTACAGACAGTACGCGGGGCTCGTCTTCGTGGTGTGTATCGACAGCAGGGAGAACGACTTGGCAGTCTACGAAGGCATCCAGTTGTTCGTGGAGATGCTCGACAAATACTTCGGCACAGTCTGTGAACTCGACATCATCTTCCACGTCGACAAAGTCTACTTCCTCCTCGACCAGTTCATCCAGGCCGGAGAAATCGTACAAACGAGCCCCAAATTGATCGTCTCCCGCGCGAAACGCCTAGACGGACTCGACTGA
- a CDS encoding hypothetical protein (encoded by transcript TGME49_313460), giving the protein MKNARKERLLRHGPGRNMHAVSRQRETECIVLPSHCVDLSAALPPAHFILCCRFSLSSLYHSYLFFLLARLSRLSSLYLSSPAAFGGAASRAVLRFSLLSLFLLRRSRPGCRSARVGGTEEENRRDNHGRSERKTNKSERSAGQSKGDAGERRRHGGKKTESRANHMGKSKERGAERGGEEKQRKDCRKGRRGQEKTRQTHGCFFREEEPSLGSRERQAERKSSPFFFLAKTSNTEALGSQNATETLR; this is encoded by the coding sequence ATGAAGAACGCCCGAAAAGAGCGCCTGCTTCGTCATGGTCCAGGTCGGAACATGCACGCAGTGTCTcgacagagggagacggaatgcatcgttcttccttcccaCTGTGTCGAcctttctgctgctcttccaCCTGCTCACTTTATCctctgctgtcgcttctcgctgtcttctttgtaCCACTCTTATCTATTCTTTCTACTCGCGAGGCTCTCGCGTTTATCAAGTCTCTACCTCTCTTCCCCCGCAGCCTTCGGAGGTGCCGCTTCACGGGCggttctccgtttttctcttctgtctctctttcttctgcgtcggtCTCGACCCGGCTGCAGGTCCGCTCGCGTCGGGGGtaccgaagaagagaacagaagagacaaccatggcagaagcgagaggaagacgaacaagtcggagagaagcgccggGCAGAGCAAAGGggacgcaggcgagaggaggcgacacggagggaagaaaacggagagtaGAGCGAACCATATGGGGAAGagcaaggaaagaggagcagagagaggcggtgaggagaaacaaaggaaagattgcagaaaagggaggcgcggacaggagaagacgagacagaccCACGGTTGCTTCTTTCGGGAAGAGGAACCGAGCCTgggcagcagagaaaggcaggcgGAACGCAAgtcgtctccctttttcttcctggCAAAGACAAGCAATACAGAAGCACTGGGCTCGCAGAATGCCACGGAAACCCTTCgctga
- a CDS encoding helix-hairpin-helix motif domain-containing protein (encoded by transcript TGME49_313470) has protein sequence MGRTCPSETSEGGRGVSPPPETYCLSPDSPTSVGTDLSASASLSSSAGAEPPSCSDMEDLELLRLACEDCGACMAYHHRRVLPDVSALTDFRLSLLSWFDAHRRRLPWRGDSPPFTSWNETRAATAGRQPSKKKGEGGTSTPSILRFFAKQPKTCMKRNSPQGSSGFLSCSSSSSSSSCSPCSSSSSPCSSASSSSCSRSAGANCREADLHACAPSPPSEPRRVQSVSVAACGEAEKIAKLNRGEAQEKVDRAGSKEATRRVSPYGVWVSEVMLQQTQVCTVIDYWQRWMSRWPTVGDLVKATEEEVSQMWSGLGYYRRARQLLKGAQTVVQEFDGELPGDVEKLLSIPGIGPYTGGAISAIAFGNRAAAVDGNVLRVLARLLGLAAPADSRALAMFCSRWMPPFLDPRRPGASTEALIELGATICTPRAPSCLSCPVRQFCLVNREAKSGTSACEARREIHSADCKLCIPFAEAQAAVRERQQAAYPVAKATKSRPEESYVVLCVTRVPGEREDADAHSTGRRGHSSNSTKSQIACGEDRHTSGQVREREFEQWEILLRRRPSAGLLAGQLEVPSCLRSRTQGAKTPEEKKAATLKKRKRPVCEGDADEEDTCSASSDVVDITEDVTGNRPNTHEARSQQTTEAATQTKEETETQAETEKEKETRNETDRRLGISLVPEGSGRGESSELVRRGERENATTTLKKQQREGAGETRFKSSNNTQKALRELAQELQTAAVIAGNPVFVGEVTHTFSHVQHELKLFWIESNDAETLSNIRATPDECKQEKQVKRSGSDFRRQLEWIPLKQAFDLCHSTYTTKVLQALTDFLRLRGDSSKRKLVKSNIKREAKLQPSLPSRFLG, from the exons ATGGGGAGGACCTGCCCAAGTGAGACAAGCGAAGGCGGACGCGGGGTGTCTCCGCCACCTGAAACCTACTGTCTCTCACCTGATTCACCCACCTCTGTGGGGACTgatctctctgcttctgcttctctctcttcttctgcgggtGCGGAGCCTCCTTCGTGCAGCGACATGGAAGACCTGGAGTTGCTTAGACTGGCCTGCGAAGACTGTGGCGCCTGCATGGCGTATCACCACCGTCGCGTTCTTCCGGACGTCTCTGCTCTGACGGATTTCcggctttctctgctctcgtgGTTTGACGCGCATCGCCGAAGACTCCCTTGGAG AGGCGACTCGCCGCCGTTTACGTCTTGGAATGAAACACGCGCAGCCACAGCGGGGCGGCAACccagcaagaagaaaggcgagggcGGAACATCCACTCCTTCgattctccgtttcttcgcgaAGCAACCGAAAACCTGCATGAAACGCAACTCACCCCAGGGCTCGTccggcttcctctcttgttcttcctcgtcttcatcttcttcttgttctccctgctcttcgtcttcttctccttgctcgtccgcctcttcttcctcttgttctcgctctgctGGCGCTAACTGCAGGGAGGCagacctgcatgcatgtgcccCGTCACCGCCGTCTGAGCCTCGACGTGTTCAGTCTGTGAGCGTTGCGGCCTGCGGCGAAGCGGAGAAAATCGCGAAACTAAATCGAGGAGAAGCACAGGAGAAAGTAGACAGAGCAGGAAGCAAGGAGGCAACGCGGCGCGTATCCCCCTATGGTGTGTGGGTGAGCGAGGTCATGCTTCAGCAGACGCAAGTCTGCACGGTCATTGATTACTGGCAAAGATG gatGTCTCGGTGGCCGACAGTCGGCGACTTAGTCAAGGCAACCGAGGAGGAAGTTTCGCAGATGTGGAGTGGACTAGGCTACTACCGCCg GGCAAGGCAACTGCTGAAGGGCGCCCAGACGGTTGTGCAGGAGTTTGACGGCGAG TTGCCTGGCGACGTCGAGAAGCTGCTGTCCATACCTGGCATTGGGCCGTACACGGGAGGGGCGATTTCAGCAATTGCGTTCGGAAACAGAGCCGCTGCTGTCGACGGAAATGTGTTGAGAGTTCTCGCGCGCTTGCTAG GCCTCGCGGCGCCGGCAGACAGTCGTGCTCTCGCCATGTTCTGCAG CCGATGGATGCCGCCGTTTTTAGACCCGCGACGGCCAGGAGCTTCGACGGAGGCGTTGATCGAGCTGGGCGCTACAATTTGCACTCCTCGCGcgccttcttgtctctcttgccCAG TTCGACAGTTTTGCCTCGTAAACCGAGAGGCAAAGTCAGGCACCTCTGCCTGCGAGGCGCGGCGCGAGATCCACTCGGCAGACTGCAAGCTGTGCATTCCTTTCGCAGAAGCGCAG GCGGCCGTTCGCGAACGACAGCAGGCAGCGTATCCCGTGgcgaaagcgacgaaaaGCCGTCCTGAAGAATCCTACGTCGTGCTGTGCGTCACACGAGTTCCTGGAGagcgcgaagacgcagacgcgcatTCGACAGGTCGACGCGGACATTCCTCCAACTCCACAAAGAGCCAAATTGCatgcggagaagacaggcacACGAGTGGACAGGTTCGGGAACGCGAGTTCGAACAGTGGGAGATTCTCCTGAGGAGACGCCCGAGCGCCGGCTTGCTCGCCGGACAGCTCGAAGTGCCAAGTTGCTTGCGAAGCCGCACACAGGGTGCGAAAACGccggaagaaaaaaaggcagcgactctgaaaaaaaggaaacgaccTGTTTGCGAAGgagatgcagacgaagaagacacttGCTCGGCGTCTTCAGATGTCGTAGACATCACCGAGGACGTGACCGGCAATCGTCCGAACACCCACGAAGCAAGATCTCAACAGACAACAGAAGCGgcgacacagacgaaagaggagacagagacgcaggcggagacagagaaggagaaagagacaagaaatgAGACAGATAGGAGGCTGGGAATAAGCCTTGTGCCTGAAGGGAGCGGCCGGGGAGAGAGTTCTGAATTGGTGCGAcgtggagaaagggagaacgcGACAACGACGCTAAAAAAACAACAGCGAGAGGGCGCTGGCGAGACACGATTTAAAAGTTCAAACAATACACAGAAA GCGCTCCGTGAGCTTGCGCAAGAGCTCCAAACGGCCGCGGTAATCGCTGGGAACCCTGTCTTT GTAGGGGAAGTTACTCACACTTTCAGCCACGTTCAGCACGAGCTGAAACTGTTCTGGATAGAGAGCAACGATGCCGAGACGCTCTCCAACATTCGAGCGACTCCGGACGAGTGCAAACAGGAAAAGCAGGTGAAACGGAGCGGCAGCGACTTCAGGAGACAACTGGAATGGATCCCACTGAAACAAGCATTT GATCTTTGTCACTCAACGTACACAACCAAGGTCCTGCAGGCGTTGACGGACTTTTTACGGCTACGCGGAGATTCttcgaagagaaaactcgTGAAATCGAACATCAAGCGAGAGGCAAAGCTCCAGCCGTCCCTGCCTAGTCGCTTCCTTGGGTGA